The following is a genomic window from Anopheles aquasalis chromosome 3, idAnoAquaMG_Q_19, whole genome shotgun sequence.
ATTTGTAGATGTGTAGCTAGATCGTTCTTAGCAGGTAAAGCGCCGCCTTAGGACGCTTCGACCCGTTTCCCAGGTAATCGACCGACCGGGTGCGGTGTGCTAGAATTTGGGCGCCAACATTGGCTTGGGTTTTCTCTCATACAAAAACATCTGCCTCAAAACTATGCTGCTCTCGCTCACGCATACATTAttacacgcgcacgcacgcacgcacgcacgcatggcTTTCTTGACAGCTGGCATCGCTTGCTTGCATTGAAAACCATGAAGCGTCGCTTCGGTTGCCCGGAGAATTGATATTCATTAAAAAGGCATTCgcattatgtttgtttgaaatcCATTTGCAAGGAATTTACGACGAAAATCACTCGGGCTTCGAAGAACtcgcgtgttttgttttctaattttgttttatgtttgttatGAGTTTTGATCATGGATCGAGATCGATAGAGAACTGGTCAGCGCTGGCGCGTCTGATTATCAGTAATAGGATGttttcaatggttttaatGCTTCAATTGTGCGCGGTGGAGGAATCTTCTGTGGCAAGGCAAGCCCCGTCTGAGTAAATAATGattcaattgttttaaatgtcTGGTCGATTTTCGTTCATCGTCGTTAGTAAGATACATTTAAcgcaaaagagaagagaagagtgttCTTTTCGTAGATGAATGTTGTCGCCCTGAAAAGGACGGTTTGTGGATGGTCTCTGTTGGCAGATCAGCGTGAAGAATGATGAGCTTAGGCCTTCTTCTCGGTCTTCttgggcagcagcacggccTGGATGTTGGGCAGAACGCCACCCTGGGCGATGGTCACACCCGACAGCAGCTTGTTCAACTCCTCGTCGTTACGGATGGCCAGCTGCAGATGACGCGGGATGATACGCGTCTTCTTGTTGTCACGGGCGGCGTTACCGGCCAACTCGAGCACTTCAGCAGCCAGGTACTCCATCACGGCCGCCAGATAGACCGGAGCTCCAGCACCGACACGCTCGGCATAGTTGCCTTTGCGCAGCAGACGATGAATACGGCCGACCGGGAACTGCAGACCAGCACGGTTGGAACGGGACTTTGCCTTTCCCTTcacctttcctccctttccgcgTCCAGACATTTTCGGTTAGTTGTCCTTACAGGCTTTtcaacgatcgaacgatgatgTGCTTCTCTTGCGAGAGTTCACGGGGGTTTGAGAGCAAATTACGCCGTTCCGCCGTTTATATGCGCGCCGAGTGCCACGAGTCGCTGTCAAAATGCGTTCCATTTGAGCGCCGCCGTCCGAATATAAGCTGAGTTACCTCGTAAGCACCACTCATTCAGTCACAAGCAGTGAAAGCGACAACATCAATCGTACCAAAATGGCACCGAAAACCAGTGGCAAGGCAGCGAAGAAGTCCGGGAAGGCGCAGAAGAACATCTCCAAGtcggacaagaagaagaagaagcgtacCCGCAAGGAGAGCTACGCTATCTACATCTACAAGGTCCTGAAGCAGGTCCACCCGGACACTGGCATCTCCTCGAAGGCGATGAGCATCATGAACAGCTTCGTGAACGACATCTTCGAGCGCATCGCCGCCGAAGCGTCCCGTCTGGCGCACTACAACAAGCGCTCGACGATCACGTCCCGCGAAATCCAGACCGCtgtccgtctgctgctgcctggtgaGTTGGCCAAGCACGCCGTTTCCGAGGGAACGAAGGCCGTCACCAAGTACACCAGCTCGAAGTAATTCTGCCGATCTCCCGGACTACGGACTCATTCGCCGCATCGCATCCTCCCAATCCAAAACGGTCCTTTTCAGGACCATCAAATATGTCATCGAAAAGAGTATCATTCCCAGAATTCCCACCCTCCTTGATCGTTGAATCGCTTTTAGCACCCAAGCATCGACGAGAAATGTTTCAACATTGCCGCGGAAAGCGCGCACAGCTTGCGCGTCCCTctcttccagctgcttctcATACGCGCAGCATAAGCAACGCGAGAATTCttactcacacacatacacatacaacaTGACGCCACGCTATGCTAGAATGCCAGAACAGCGCATGCTAGGGCCGTGGTGAAGAAAATGATTCAAGAGACCGATGTTCTAGTGATGTATTCCTGTAAAGCATATTTTTCATATTCAAAAGGAATATAATGCTGGGTAGCGgcaaatagcaacagcagatgcGCTTGCATTCGCGCGTCTTCACGGGCGCGTTCAAAGAACCGcgctcacgcacacatatgCTCTACATCAAAGCAAACCATTCTCGAAatgtgtgaaagagagagaacgcatAATATGCGCGGCGTTCTTGGATGCCAGCATAAACGAAACaggcgtttgtttttcctaaTAATCCAACGGCATGCCGTTTTCTAACCATTATTTAGACAACCGCTTGCTCAATAGACGCTCGCTTGCTGCTAAACGAACTTTGCGAGAagagattttatgaaatgattttgtttaaCATATGCCATGTATTTCATGTTGTTACATATGTTACTGGGTTACGAGGATTGTCCTTGGCAACCACAGCCTACGTAGCCGTTAGCAACAGAACATATTCCATGATGGGGGTACACACAGAAGCAAGAAAGCACTCTTTTGAGGGAAATATTTGGTGGTCCTGAAAAGGaccgtttttcggggggggtggggaccgACTGATGGCAGTTTAAGCACGCTCTCCACGGATGCGGCGGGCAAGCTGAATGTCCTTCGGCATGATGGTGACACGCTTGGCGTGGATCGCGCACAGATTGGTGTCCTCGAACAGACCGACCAAGTAGGCCTCGCTGGCTTCCTGCAGGGCCATCACAGCCGAGCTCTGGAAGCGGAGATCGGTCTTGAAGTCCTGGGCAATC
Proteins encoded in this region:
- the LOC126574538 gene encoding histone H2A, whose product is MSGRGKGGKVKGKAKSRSNRAGLQFPVGRIHRLLRKGNYAERVGAGAPVYLAAVMEYLAAEVLELAGNAARDNKKTRIIPRHLQLAIRNDEELNKLLSGVTIAQGGVLPNIQAVLLPKKTEKKA
- the LOC126574535 gene encoding histone H2B gives rise to the protein MAPKTSGKAAKKSGKAQKNISKSDKKKKKRTRKESYAIYIYKVLKQVHPDTGISSKAMSIMNSFVNDIFERIAAEASRLAHYNKRSTITSREIQTAVRLLLPGELAKHAVSEGTKAVTKYTSSK